The stretch of DNA GCACCAGACTTGGAGTCATTCTCCCCGCGGGTGAGCATTCTGCGAGCCCCGTCCAGAAATCAAGAGAACCGAGTTGATCCCCCCCGCCCTCAACGATCCCTCCCGACCGGGTCCCACCCGATGCGAGGACTCTGCGTGAGTTCGAGACGGCTCGGCCGGGCGCCGCGAACGCCCGCCGCACTCTGACCCGTGCCGGAGGCATGTCGAGCGATCGACGCCGCCTCCGCGCTTCGCGGTCGACCTACCCCACGACTTCCACGGACCTTTCTTCTTCAACCCGCCGCCCTCAAATCAGCAAGGAGCCAGTGACCTTGGACCAGCCCATGCGAGCCGAAGCCACCACGCCGACCCAACCCGCCCCGGCGGCGAAGGGTGCGAAGCCCGCCCCCTCCGTCGAAGATCATGAAGGCGCACGAGACCGGCGGCCCCTGGAATCGTACTTCCAGGATATCGGCGGCACTCGAACGCTGAAGCGCGAAGAAGAGGTCGTGCTCGCCAAGGAGCTCGAGGCCGCAACGAGCCAGCTGCGCGACGCGCTCTACGCAATTCCCGCCTGCGCACGGCATGTTGTCGAGCGTTGGGACACGCTTCGTGCCATGTCCCATACCGGCGCGAAGCTCTCCGAGTCCGCAGGGGATGAGGACACCGGCGAGATCGCCACGCGCGTCGAGGGCGCGATCAATCGGCTGCGCCGACACGTGAAACGCCGCGACGGCCTGAATACCCGCTCGCCCAAGGCCCAGTGGAGCCGTGCCAACAACGGGATCGCCAACGAGATGCACAACGCCAAGCTCTCTCTTGCGGTGCTCTCCGAACTGCGAGAGCAGGTCCGGAGCCTCGGCCGGGAACTCCGCCGTGCGCGCAAGGGCAGCCGACGTTTGAAGGAGCTCGAAACCCACGCCGGCCACGGCAAGGTCGCGTTCGGCGCGTGCTGGAACGATGTCGAAGCCGCTCAGGATCGGCTCACCGCGGTGAAGAATCGCTTCATCGAGCACAACCTGAAGCTCGTCGTCGCGATCGCGAAGGACTACCGCAATCTGGGCCTCTCCTTTCCGGACTTGATCCAGGAAGGCAACCTGGGCCTGATCCGTGCCGTCGAGAAGTTCGACCATCGCCGAGGCTTCAAGTTCTCCACCTACGCTGTCTGGTGGATCCGCCAGGCCCTCGTGCGCGCCATCCAGAACCATTCGAGGACGATCCGCCTGCCCTCCCACGTGCACGACCGCTTGCAGCGCAGCCAGAGGATCAAGGCCGAGCTGACCAGCAAGCTGGGCCGGGAGCCCACGCCGGCAGAGCTGGCACCTGCCCTCGAGACCGATACCCAGGCCCTCGAAGCCCTCGACCGGTTGAGCCGGGAGGCGATCTCTCTCGAGTCCTCGGTCGCCGGCACGGAGAAGCGGCTGGAAGATTTCGTCCCGGATGCGGGCGCATGCTTTCCGGACGGTGGGATCGACGACGACCGCATGCGCTCCGGCGTCGGGCACCTGATCGGCGCCCTCTCCCACCGCGAGCAGCTGATCCTGCGCCTGCGCTACGGCCTGGGCAGCGAAGAGGAGCACACCCTCGAACAGATCGGCCAGAACCTGGGGCTCTCCCGAGAACGGGTCCGCCAACTGGAGGCCCGCGCCCTCAAGAAGCTGCGGGACACCACACCCGCCCAGCGGCTCCATCCCATCCTCGAACCCTGATCGCGGCGGAGGTGCGTCCCCTCTGGTGGGATCAGCGGAGGCTCAGGTAGGCGGCGAACGCCAATGCGGCCGCGAAGCAGTAGTACGCGAAGAGATGGAAGCGTTGGCGCTCCAGAAGGCGCACGAACGCACGCAGTGCAAACAAACCTGATACGGCCGCCGCCACGGCTCCGATGCCACAGGCGATGAGCGTTGCCGAATCTGCCGCACTTGCATCGGGGATCGCCAGAACGGCCGCACCGGTGATGGCGGCAACGGCCATCAGGAATGAGAACTCGGTCGCCGCCAGAGGTGCCACGCCCAGGGCGAGCGCCGCCGCCAAGGTCGATCCGCTCCGCGAGATTCCGGGCGCGATCGCCAGCATCTGTGCGCAGCCGATCCAGAAAGCCTGAGACCAGCTCGGCACCTCGGCGCGGGCGTGAGGCTGGGTGCGGCGAATCGTGAGCAGCAGGGCGCCGGTCGCCAGAAGCGTCAGCACGATCAGCCGGGGCTCACCGAACAGGGATTCGATGAACGGCTTGGCGGTAAGCCCGGCGACCACGGCGGGAAGGGTGGCCAGAACGAGCTTCCCCGCGTAGCGCCAGGCCTCCGCTTCTCGCGCGCGGAGGCCGACGAGCAGGCCCACGATCCGCTCGCGGTAGAACGCGAGGATCGCCACCAGAGTGCCCACGTGGACGGCGATCTCGAAGAGCACGCCCTCACCGATGTGGCCCAGCAGAGTCTCCGCGATGACCAGGTGGCCCGAGCTCGAAACAGGGAAGAACTCGGTCAGCCCCTGCACGATCCCCAGCCACGCCGCCTCGAGCGGTCCCATTTGACGCTGCCCCCTTCCCCTCTTCGACCGAACGGAGTTTAATCCCCTGATGCGTGAGAATCTCGGACTCTTCCTGGCAAAACGTGCGGCCCTCGGGCCCGATCTCGAGGCCCTGATCGAGATCGAGCGAGGCCGCAGGTTCCTGTACAGCGAGCTGAACGCCCGCGCCAATCGCATCGCCCACGCCCTTCTGGAAAAGGGCGTACGGCCTGGCGATCGGGTGGCGCTGCTGATGATGAATGGCGCCGAGTACATCGAGAGCTATTTCGGGATCGCGAAAATCGGTGCCGTCATGGTTCCGCTCAATTGGCGACTCGTCCCGGAGGAGCTCACCTTCATCCTCAGTGACTCGGGCTCCAAGGTCCTGCTCTTCGACGGCGAGTTCGACGAGCCGGTCGCGGAGCTGCTGGAGCGGGACACGCCGATCTCGAGCTGGATCCGTGTCGGTGCGGCCAGCGACACCCCGGACTTCGCCGATGACTACGACACGCTCACTGCGGCGGCAAGCGATGAAGAACCGGATATCGCTGCCGAGGGCGATGACATCCTCTTCATCATGTACACGTCCGGCACCACGGGGCAGCCGAAGGGCGTCGTCCACACCCACTCGAGCGTCACGTGGGCCTCGTTGACGATCAACATGACGGCGGACAACCGCCACGGCGATCGCTACCTGCAGATGTTGCCGCTCTTCCACGTCGGCGCACTGGGGCCGCTCACCGCGGGCATCCACCGTGGCAGCGCCATCGTCTTGATGCGCGCCTTCGACCCCTCGCAGGTCTTCCCGGTGATCGAGCGCGAGCGGGTGACCACCGCGCTCGCCGTTCCGGCCATGCTTCGCTTGATGCTCGCTGCCGACAATCACGAAGAACACGACCGCACGACCTTGCGCTGGATCATGTCCGGTGCCGCGCCCGTGCCCGTGCCGTTGATCGAAGCCTACGCGGCCATGGGAATCGAAATCCATCAGGTCTACGGGTTGACCGAGACTGGCGGCCCGGCCTGCCTGATCAGCCCGGAGGCCGCCATCTCGAAAGCCGGTTCGACCGGCCCGGCATTCCTCCACACCGATGTGCGCGTCGTCGATGAGCAGGGCCAGGACGTACCGCCCGGGAAGATCGGCGAAGTGATCGTTCGCGGCCGCCACATCATGAAGGAGTACTGGAACCGGCCCGACGCGACCGCCGAGACCCTTCGGGACGGCTGGCTCTATTCCGGCGATCTGGCATCGATGGACGAGGACGGATTCGTCTACATCCAGGATCGCAAGAAGGACATGATCATCTCCGGCGGTGAGAACATCTACCCGGCTGAGGTCGAGAACGCGCTCTCCGCTCATCCGGGCGTGGCCGACGTCGCTGTGATTGGCATGCCGTCTCCGAAATGGGGAGAATCCGTGGCCGCCATCGTGGTTCGCCGACCGGGTACCGAGGTCACAGAGGATGACGTCATCCAGTTCTGTCAGACCAGACTGGCCCGCTTCAAGCAACCCAGAGTCGTGCACTTCATCGACGAGATCCCACGCAACCCGACCGGGAAGATCCTGAAGCGGCTCCTGCGCGAGCAATTTCCCGGACCGGCACCCCAGTAGGAAGAGGAACCGGACGAACCCATGATCATCGCCTGCCTGGACCTGGAAGGGGTCCTCGTCCCTGAAATCTGGATTGGTGTGGCCGAGCGTACGGGTATCGAGGAACTGCGTCTCACGACCCGCGACATCCCGGACTATGACGAGCTGATGACCCGACGGCTCAGCATCCTGGAGAAGAACGATCTCGGAATCGCCGACATCCAGGAGGTGATCGCGGCCCTCACACCCATGGCCGGCGCCCGTGATTTCCTGGACG from bacterium encodes:
- a CDS encoding sigma-70 family RNA polymerase sigma factor, translating into MDQPMRAEATTPTQPAPAAKGAKPAPSVEDHEGARDRRPLESYFQDIGGTRTLKREEEVVLAKELEAATSQLRDALYAIPACARHVVERWDTLRAMSHTGAKLSESAGDEDTGEIATRVEGAINRLRRHVKRRDGLNTRSPKAQWSRANNGIANEMHNAKLSLAVLSELREQVRSLGRELRRARKGSRRLKELETHAGHGKVAFGACWNDVEAAQDRLTAVKNRFIEHNLKLVVAIAKDYRNLGLSFPDLIQEGNLGLIRAVEKFDHRRGFKFSTYAVWWIRQALVRAIQNHSRTIRLPSHVHDRLQRSQRIKAELTSKLGREPTPAELAPALETDTQALEALDRLSREAISLESSVAGTEKRLEDFVPDAGACFPDGGIDDDRMRSGVGHLIGALSHREQLILRLRYGLGSEEEHTLEQIGQNLGLSRERVRQLEARALKKLRDTTPAQRLHPILEP
- a CDS encoding undecaprenyl-diphosphate phosphatase; amino-acid sequence: MGPLEAAWLGIVQGLTEFFPVSSSGHLVIAETLLGHIGEGVLFEIAVHVGTLVAILAFYRERIVGLLVGLRAREAEAWRYAGKLVLATLPAVVAGLTAKPFIESLFGEPRLIVLTLLATGALLLTIRRTQPHARAEVPSWSQAFWIGCAQMLAIAPGISRSGSTLAAALALGVAPLAATEFSFLMAVAAITGAAVLAIPDASAADSATLIACGIGAVAAAVSGLFALRAFVRLLERQRFHLFAYYCFAAALAFAAYLSLR
- a CDS encoding long-chain-fatty-acid--CoA ligase is translated as MRENLGLFLAKRAALGPDLEALIEIERGRRFLYSELNARANRIAHALLEKGVRPGDRVALLMMNGAEYIESYFGIAKIGAVMVPLNWRLVPEELTFILSDSGSKVLLFDGEFDEPVAELLERDTPISSWIRVGAASDTPDFADDYDTLTAAASDEEPDIAAEGDDILFIMYTSGTTGQPKGVVHTHSSVTWASLTINMTADNRHGDRYLQMLPLFHVGALGPLTAGIHRGSAIVLMRAFDPSQVFPVIERERVTTALAVPAMLRLMLAADNHEEHDRTTLRWIMSGAAPVPVPLIEAYAAMGIEIHQVYGLTETGGPACLISPEAAISKAGSTGPAFLHTDVRVVDEQGQDVPPGKIGEVIVRGRHIMKEYWNRPDATAETLRDGWLYSGDLASMDEDGFVYIQDRKKDMIISGGENIYPAEVENALSAHPGVADVAVIGMPSPKWGESVAAIVVRRPGTEVTEDDVIQFCQTRLARFKQPRVVHFIDEIPRNPTGKILKRLLREQFPGPAPQ